A stretch of the Planctomicrobium piriforme genome encodes the following:
- the sugE gene encoding quaternary ammonium compound efflux SMR transporter SugE, giving the protein MSWFLLIVAGLFEVAWASSLKSTQGFTRLGPTLFFLTTLTLSMVLLAIALRTIPTGTGYAVWTGIGAVGTVIVGICFFHEPATPVRLGCLALILLGIIGLKLGSH; this is encoded by the coding sequence ATGTCCTGGTTTCTGTTGATTGTCGCCGGACTGTTTGAAGTCGCCTGGGCCAGCAGCCTGAAGTCGACTCAGGGATTCACCCGTCTCGGACCAACGCTCTTTTTTCTCACAACTTTAACGCTGAGCATGGTCCTGCTGGCCATCGCCTTGCGTACGATTCCGACAGGGACCGGCTACGCCGTCTGGACCGGCATCGGAGCGGTGGGCACGGTCATTGTGGGGATCTGTTTTTTCCACGAACCGGCAACGCCGGTCCGACTCGGTTGCCTGGCGCTCATCCTGCTTGGCATCATAGGTCTGAAGCTCGGCTCGCATTGA
- a CDS encoding CAP domain-containing protein, producing MMKVRLLALISSVLLLAAAPSVPLTQDSQIQAMYAAANKQRAQYGLPVQNLDEALCQTAQRWAQNMAARESMYHGGGEQIIAMGYPNAEACIQGWIYSPGHRVWVLGRNGSVGFGAARSASGRMFYAGVYR from the coding sequence ATGATGAAGGTCAGACTGCTTGCGCTCATCAGTTCGGTTTTGTTGCTGGCTGCGGCCCCCAGCGTTCCCCTCACACAAGACTCTCAGATTCAGGCGATGTATGCCGCTGCTAACAAGCAGCGGGCACAGTACGGTCTCCCGGTACAAAATCTCGACGAAGCGCTCTGTCAGACGGCCCAGCGCTGGGCACAGAACATGGCGGCTCGTGAATCCATGTACCACGGCGGCGGCGAACAGATTATCGCGATGGGCTATCCCAACGCTGAAGCCTGTATTCAAGGCTGGATCTACTCCCCCGGTCACCGCGTGTGGGTGCTCGGCCGCAACGGCAGCGTCGGCTTCGGCGCCGCACGCAGCGCCAGCGGACGCATGTTCTACGCGGGCGTTTACCGCTAA
- a CDS encoding nucleoside hydrolase, whose product MSTKKVIIDADPGVGDAIAIALALSDPTLDVIAVTSTGGTTSGEQAFRNLQTLVSMLDPPRWPRLGWSSAPRAALPDGPVRSGILVEDGVHGLGDCEIIEALPHAPTDSFKLLADLVREWPGELTLLTLGPLTNLQLACERHPDFLQQLKALVCHGGALNAQGNVTAPAEFNIYADPEAARAILTSSATKTLVPLDTCQQFGLTFDQYDALEVDSFSRLGQFLSKTVPYALRESRNQLGREGVLLPEVVALAAIACPRLFERQSLRVDIESAGELTRGMTVFDRRGIDRRLPNIEVLTAVDTVGVRDYVTRLVRAADTA is encoded by the coding sequence ATGTCGACAAAAAAAGTGATCATCGATGCGGATCCCGGAGTGGGAGACGCCATTGCGATTGCCCTCGCGCTCTCCGATCCCACCCTCGACGTCATTGCCGTCACCTCGACCGGCGGGACCACTTCCGGCGAACAGGCGTTTCGCAATCTGCAGACGCTGGTGTCGATGCTCGACCCGCCTCGCTGGCCTCGCCTGGGCTGGAGTTCTGCCCCAAGAGCAGCGCTCCCTGACGGACCCGTGAGATCCGGCATCCTGGTGGAAGACGGTGTGCATGGTCTGGGTGACTGTGAAATCATCGAAGCCCTGCCGCACGCGCCGACCGATTCATTCAAGCTGCTCGCGGATCTTGTCCGCGAATGGCCGGGCGAGCTGACGCTGCTGACGCTGGGCCCGCTCACCAATCTGCAGCTCGCCTGCGAACGCCATCCCGATTTTCTCCAGCAGCTCAAAGCACTGGTCTGCCACGGCGGAGCCCTCAACGCGCAGGGGAACGTCACCGCTCCTGCAGAGTTCAACATCTACGCCGACCCTGAAGCGGCTCGGGCCATCCTCACATCGTCTGCGACCAAGACGCTGGTCCCGCTCGACACCTGTCAGCAGTTCGGCCTGACGTTCGATCAGTACGACGCCCTTGAGGTCGACTCCTTCTCAAGGTTGGGTCAGTTCCTCTCAAAGACCGTGCCATACGCACTGCGCGAAAGCCGCAATCAACTGGGACGCGAAGGGGTGCTGTTGCCCGAAGTTGTGGCGCTCGCCGCCATCGCGTGCCCGCGGTTGTTCGAACGCCAGTCGCTGCGAGTTGATATCGAGAGCGCCGGTGAATTGACCCGCGGCATGACGGTGTTTGATCGCCGTGGAATCGATCGCCGCCTGCCGAACATCGAAGTGCTCACGGCCGTCGATACCGTCGGCGTGCGCGACTATGTCACGCGACTCGTGCGCGCTGCTGACACGGCATGA
- a CDS encoding Gfo/Idh/MocA family protein — MSELPPSSGLQPSVTGSPVTGSSGTVNRRDFLGKTARNAAGVAVGVLSLGSAARKFGPNDQIQIGIIGAGAQGRELAQHLLAIPGVRITSLCDVDAHQLAAAQHLLHDHSDHRPVAVTGHEQLLQRSDVDAVVIATPDHWHAAICREACLAGKDVYLEQPVAHSVAQGQSLVDIAHKTGRIIQTGLPQRSGAHFQSAIELLRSGEIGRVHLAKAWAMHRRRSIGRVATAAAPVGVDYERWLGPAPARPFQATRFHQHWPCFWDYGSGELGQWGVQLLDIVRWGLNLDLPTRIAATGGNRAFHDDRETPDTLSVQFEFPELDVIWEHRQWSTRGLEGRTAAVAFYGDRGTLIVDRSGWKLYDGPTGKYADASELHQSHLANWLDCLRTRQTPTADIAVGQRSMTLCHLGNIAYRLGRELRFSPDSLTFTQDAAANRMLLGSTSAV; from the coding sequence ATGAGTGAACTTCCGCCGTCCTCTGGCCTGCAACCGTCCGTAACCGGTTCTCCTGTGACTGGTTCCTCTGGAACGGTCAACCGGCGTGACTTTCTGGGCAAGACAGCCCGTAATGCCGCTGGCGTGGCCGTGGGCGTCCTGAGCCTGGGTTCCGCGGCACGCAAATTCGGCCCGAACGACCAGATTCAAATCGGAATCATCGGGGCCGGGGCCCAAGGCCGCGAACTCGCGCAACACCTGCTCGCAATCCCGGGCGTCCGGATCACATCGCTCTGCGATGTCGACGCCCATCAACTCGCCGCCGCCCAGCACCTGCTGCATGACCACAGCGACCACCGTCCTGTCGCCGTGACGGGACATGAGCAACTACTGCAGCGCTCCGATGTCGATGCCGTGGTCATCGCCACGCCTGATCACTGGCATGCGGCCATCTGCCGCGAAGCGTGTCTGGCGGGGAAAGACGTCTATCTCGAACAGCCGGTCGCACATTCGGTTGCTCAAGGGCAATCCCTCGTCGACATCGCCCACAAGACCGGTCGCATCATCCAGACCGGGCTCCCGCAGCGGAGCGGCGCTCACTTCCAGTCGGCTATCGAACTGCTGAGGTCAGGCGAGATCGGTCGCGTGCATCTCGCCAAAGCGTGGGCAATGCACCGTCGTCGCAGCATTGGCCGCGTCGCCACAGCAGCAGCGCCCGTCGGCGTCGATTACGAACGCTGGCTGGGTCCGGCGCCGGCTCGTCCGTTTCAGGCGACCCGTTTCCATCAGCACTGGCCCTGCTTCTGGGACTACGGCTCAGGAGAACTTGGACAATGGGGAGTGCAGTTGCTCGACATCGTCCGCTGGGGGCTCAATCTCGATCTTCCGACCCGAATCGCCGCGACCGGCGGCAATCGGGCCTTCCACGACGACCGCGAAACCCCCGACACCCTCTCGGTGCAGTTTGAATTCCCGGAACTCGACGTCATCTGGGAACACCGTCAATGGAGCACCCGGGGATTGGAGGGCCGCACAGCGGCAGTGGCATTCTATGGAGATCGCGGGACGCTGATTGTCGATCGCAGCGGCTGGAAATTGTACGACGGCCCGACCGGGAAGTACGCCGACGCCAGCGAACTGCATCAAAGCCATCTCGCCAACTGGCTCGACTGTCTGCGAACCCGGCAAACGCCGACGGCTGACATTGCCGTTGGACAACGGAGCATGACGCTCTGCCATCTGGGGAACATTGCTTATCGGCTCGGCCGGGAGCTGCGATTCTCTCCGGACTCACTAACATTCACTCAAGATGCAGCGGCGAACAGAATGCTGCTCGGGTCGACTTCTGCGGTGTGA
- the rimI gene encoding ribosomal protein S18-alanine N-acetyltransferase encodes MAEVLRIEQASTPNPWNDEDFLCCLRQRNCIGMVAEHNHRILGFMIYELHKSRLHILNFAVAPEGRRHGIGSQMVLRLVDKLSQQRRSEILLEIREGNLDAQLFFKKQNFKAVCVLRRHFDDTAEDAYIMQFRLHAGAEEAAFAPHNRISEISDIDAA; translated from the coding sequence ATGGCGGAAGTGCTGCGAATTGAACAAGCCAGCACGCCGAACCCCTGGAACGACGAAGATTTTCTCTGCTGCCTGCGGCAGCGGAACTGCATCGGCATGGTGGCCGAGCACAATCATCGCATCCTCGGATTCATGATCTACGAGCTGCACAAGTCTCGTTTGCATATCCTGAATTTTGCGGTGGCGCCTGAAGGCCGCCGACATGGCATCGGCTCGCAGATGGTGCTCCGCCTGGTCGACAAACTGTCGCAGCAGCGCCGCAGCGAAATCCTCCTCGAGATCCGCGAAGGCAATCTCGACGCCCAGCTCTTCTTCAAGAAACAGAACTTCAAAGCCGTCTGCGTCCTGCGACGCCACTTCGACGATACCGCCGAAGACGCCTACATCATGCAGTTCCGCCTGCATGCCGGCGCCGAAGAAGCGGCCTTTGCCCCGCACAACCGGATTTCGGAAATCAGCGACATCGATGCCGCTTGA
- a CDS encoding glycosyltransferase family 2 protein gives MTPRILTALPVYNEEKHLLDVLPEVRQYSQDVLVVDDGSTDRTPQLLMEMEGIAVIRHEKNQGYGGGLRTAFQYAVQNGYDVLVTIDCDGQHQPRLIPAMAAEVFADKSQPWDIISGSRYLEIFDDNSIPPADRRRVNVEITKLLRDCLGLELTDSFCGFKAYRVDALPLFEVTELGYAMPLQFWVQAVRHQMRIKEFPVPLVYLDEKRSFGGALDDATERMRYYREVLRREMEAQNVPCGSDRTDEQAG, from the coding sequence ATGACGCCCCGAATTCTGACCGCACTCCCCGTTTATAACGAAGAAAAGCATCTGCTCGACGTGTTGCCGGAAGTGCGGCAGTACAGTCAGGATGTGCTGGTGGTCGACGATGGCTCGACCGACCGCACTCCCCAGCTCCTCATGGAGATGGAGGGGATTGCGGTGATCCGCCACGAAAAGAATCAGGGTTACGGGGGAGGGCTCCGCACCGCATTTCAGTATGCCGTCCAGAACGGTTACGACGTGCTGGTGACGATCGATTGCGACGGCCAGCATCAGCCTCGACTCATTCCGGCGATGGCCGCGGAAGTGTTCGCCGACAAGAGCCAGCCCTGGGATATCATTTCCGGCAGCCGGTACCTCGAAATCTTCGACGACAATTCAATCCCGCCTGCGGATCGCCGCCGGGTGAACGTCGAAATCACAAAATTGCTGCGTGACTGCCTCGGCCTCGAACTGACTGACTCGTTCTGCGGATTCAAGGCTTATCGCGTCGACGCCCTGCCGCTGTTTGAAGTCACCGAACTCGGCTACGCCATGCCACTGCAGTTCTGGGTGCAGGCGGTGCGGCATCAGATGCGGATCAAGGAATTCCCTGTGCCGCTCGTCTATCTGGACGAAAAACGGTCGTTCGGCGGCGCACTTGACGACGCGACGGAACGGATGCGGTACTATCGCGAAGTTCTCCGCCGTGAGATGGAAGCCCAGAATGTTCCGTGCGGTTCTGACCGAACCGATGAACAGGCGGGCTGA